The following are encoded together in the Lathyrus oleraceus cultivar Zhongwan6 chromosome 3, CAAS_Psat_ZW6_1.0, whole genome shotgun sequence genome:
- the LOC127132495 gene encoding aspartic proteinase: MGQKHFAVVFCLWALTCSLLPSFSFGMMRIGLQKRPLDLHSINAFRKAREHQLRSGRPMMSAHDRYIGKSNDEAEVPLKDYMNAQYFGEIGIGTPPQTFTVIFDTGSSNLWVPSSKCYFSLACYTHNWYKAKKSKTYNQNGTSCKISYGTGSISGFFSQDHVKVGSSVVKHQDFIEATREGSLSFLAGKFDGIFGLGFQEISVARALPVWYNMVEQNLIGEKVFSFWLNGNPNAKKGGELIFGGVDPKHFKGKHTYVPVTEKGYWQIEIGDFFIGGSSTGVCEGGCAAIVDSGTSLLAGPTPVVAEINHAIGAEGVLSVECKTVVSQYGELIWDLLVSGVKPSDVCSQVGLCSTRRDQSMSAGIEMVTEKEHSELSAKDTPLCSSCQMLVLWIQNQLKQKANKERVFNYVNQLCESLPSPSGESVISCSDISKMPNISFTIGNKPFVLTPEQYILRTGEGITEVCLSGFIAFDIPPPKGPLWILGDVFMRAYHTVFDYGNLQVGFAEAA; the protein is encoded by the exons ATGGGGCAAAAGCATTTTGCTGTGGTGTTTTGTTTGTGGGCTTTAACATGTTCTCTGCTTCCTTCTTTCTCCTTCGGAATGATGAGAATTGGTTTGCAGAAGAGACCTTTAGATCTTCATAGTATAAATGCTTTTAGAAAAGCAAGGGAGCATCAACTAAGATCAGGAAGACCAATGATGAGTGCACATGATCGGTATATTGGTAAGTCAAACGATGAAGCTGAAGTACCTTTGAAAGATTATATGAACGCTCAGTATTTCGGTGAGATTGGCATTGGCACGCCGCCACAAACATTTACCGTCATATTTGATACCGGTAGTTCCAACCTTTGGGTTCCATCATCCAAGTGTTACTTTTCT CTTGCATGCTATACGCATAATTGGTACAAGGCAAAGAAATCCAAGACATATAACCAAAACG GAACATCGTGTAAAATAAGCTATGGAACCGGATCAATATCTGGTTTCTTCAGTCAGGATCATGTTAAAGTTGGCAGTTCTGTTGTCAAGCATCAGGACTTCATTGAGGCTACACGAGAAGGAAGTCTTTCTTTTCTGGCAGGAAAGTTTGATGGAATATTTGGACTTGGATTTCAGGAGATCTCAGTTGCAAGAGCTTTGCCAGTATG GTACAATATGGTGGAACAAAATCTTATCGGTGAGAAGGTGTTCTCTTTTTGGCTCAACGGGAATCCTAATGCGAAAAAGGGTGGTGAATTGATTTTTGGTGGTGTCGACCCTAAGCATTTCAAAGGAAAACACACTTACGTTCCGGTTACTGAAAAAGGTTACTGGCAG ATTGAAATAGGAGATTTTTTCATCGGTGGCTCGTCAACAG GTGTTTGTGAAGGTGGCTGCGCTGCTATTGTGGACTCAGGAACATCTTTGCTTGCTGGTCCAACT CCTGTTGTCGCTGAAATCAACCACGCCATTGGAGCTGAAGGTGTTCTGAGTGTAGAATGTAAGACAGTTGTTTCTCAATATGGAGAGTTGATATGGGATCTCCTAGTATCAGGG GTAAAACCTAGTGACGTATGTTCACAAGTTGGTTTATGTTCTACCCGCCGGGATCAATCTATGAG TGCTGGGATTGAGATGGTGACTGAAAAGGAACATAGCGAGTTGTCGGCGAAAGATACTCCTCTGTGTTCTTCTTGTCAGATGCTTGTTCTTTGGATTCAGAATCAACTAAAACAAAAGGCGAACAAGGAGAGAGTGTTCAACTACGTGAATCAA CTGTGTGAGAGTCTTCCAAGTCCATCCGGAGAATCAGTGATAAGCTGTAGTGATATCTCTAAGATGCCAAACATTTCATTCACTATCGGAAACAAACCCTTCGTCCTCACACCAGAACAG TACATTCTAAGAACCGGAGAAGGCATTACAGAGGTCTGTCTGAGCGGATTTATTGCGTTCGATATTCCACCTCCTAAGGGTCCACTCTG GATTCTTGGTGATGTTTTCATGAGGGCGTATCACACTGTTTTCGACTATGGAAATCTTCAAGTTGGGTTTGCTGAAGCTGCATAG